The following proteins are co-located in the Pseudomonas sp. ATCC 13867 genome:
- a CDS encoding LysR substrate-binding domain-containing protein, with the protein MPRVASDNYDFLLSCLLDGQGLQFLPQWNALPYIERGELVEQLPDCWHDQSAFGPWVHALYLPHRRSTRKVRVFIEYLREHLQGKGLI; encoded by the coding sequence GTGCCGCGGGTCGCCAGCGACAACTATGACTTCCTGCTGTCCTGCCTGCTGGACGGCCAGGGGCTGCAGTTCCTCCCGCAATGGAACGCGCTGCCGTACATCGAGCGCGGCGAACTGGTGGAGCAGCTACCGGACTGCTGGCACGACCAGAGCGCCTTCGGACCCTGGGTGCATGCGCTCTACCTGCCGCACCGGCGCAGCACGCGCAAGGTGCGGGTGTTCATCGAGTACCTGCGCGAGCATTTGCAGGGCAAAGGGTTGATCTGA
- a CDS encoding GNAT family N-acetyltransferase, whose amino-acid sequence MHSPNCPHLIGVHVELLPLRAEHAVDLLAAAADGELWNLKVTLVPGPDTVGGYIDKALAGQYAGTVIPFAILDRRSGRIVGSTRFWKIDRSNRKLEIGHTWLALSAQRTPINTEAKLLLLRHAFEVMDCVRVQFTTDELNGTSRAAILRLGAVQEGIVRHERIMPDGRKRNSVRFSIIDSEWPEVRARLLARLGRASD is encoded by the coding sequence ATGCACTCTCCCAACTGCCCCCACCTGATCGGCGTACACGTCGAGCTCCTCCCCTTGCGCGCCGAGCATGCCGTCGACCTGCTCGCGGCCGCCGCCGATGGTGAGCTGTGGAACCTCAAGGTCACCCTGGTGCCGGGGCCCGATACCGTCGGGGGCTATATCGACAAGGCACTGGCCGGACAGTACGCCGGCACGGTGATACCTTTCGCCATCCTTGACCGGCGCAGTGGCCGCATCGTCGGCAGCACGCGTTTCTGGAAGATCGACCGGAGCAACCGCAAGCTGGAAATCGGCCACACCTGGCTGGCGCTGTCGGCACAGCGCACGCCGATCAACACCGAGGCCAAGCTCCTGCTGCTGCGCCATGCCTTCGAGGTGATGGACTGCGTGCGGGTGCAGTTCACCACCGACGAGCTGAACGGGACGTCCCGCGCGGCGATTCTTCGCCTGGGCGCGGTGCAGGAAGGTATCGTCCGGCATGAGCGGATCATGCCCGACGGACGCAAGCGCAACTCGGTGCGTTTCAGCATCATCGACAGCGAATGGCCCGAGGTCCGGGCCCGCTTGCTGGCACGCCTGGGGCGCGCGTCGGACTGA
- a CDS encoding polysaccharide lyase family 7 protein, translating to MNVNIDNLNIALPVAKSASDPVALEIPGLQAQAQYPELVLRLPDGSLQLTAPTRGASSKSPHRTRCEWKEPIHWSLSSATEHVNHQLMKVTQVNSAQKVVVAQVHVKNDDSPLLKVFWQEGKLTLGFRQNFNQTAPVNSTVLDNVPLGADFDILVLVTSSLMLSVQASCNGRTSSLLPMPLDASWAVQTFNFHGGVYNPVDYSDATLPTDASVCVIKDLQIWHI from the coding sequence ATGAACGTGAACATCGACAACCTCAACATTGCCCTGCCCGTGGCGAAGTCCGCCAGCGACCCCGTGGCCCTGGAAATCCCCGGCCTGCAGGCTCAGGCACAGTATCCCGAACTGGTACTCCGGCTACCGGACGGCAGCCTGCAACTCACCGCGCCAACCCGTGGCGCCTCGAGCAAGAGCCCCCACCGCACCCGCTGCGAATGGAAGGAACCGATCCACTGGAGCCTGAGCAGCGCCACCGAGCATGTGAACCACCAGTTGATGAAGGTCACCCAGGTGAACTCGGCGCAGAAAGTCGTGGTGGCGCAGGTGCACGTGAAGAACGATGACAGCCCGCTGCTCAAGGTGTTCTGGCAGGAGGGCAAGCTGACCCTGGGGTTCCGCCAGAACTTCAACCAGACCGCCCCGGTGAACAGCACGGTGCTCGACAACGTTCCGCTGGGCGCGGACTTCGACATCCTGGTCCTGGTCACTTCCAGCCTGATGCTCAGCGTGCAGGCCAGTTGCAATGGCCGCACCTCGAGCCTTCTCCCGATGCCGCTGGATGCCAGTTGGGCCGTGCAGACCTTCAACTTCCACGGCGGGGTATACAACCCGGTGGACTACAGCGATGCGACCTTGCCGACCGATGCCTCGGTGTGTGTGATCAAGGATCTGCAGATCTGGCATATCTGA
- a CDS encoding DUF1329 domain-containing protein — protein MNFTPTLIATALGLALCGAAQAAVSPQDAAQLGSSLTLVGAEKAASSDGSIPAYSGGLTSAPAGFKAGDSMRPDPFAGEKPVLVIDGKNVDQYKSELTATTVELAKRYPSFRVDVYPTHRTVALPDAVLENSRKNALATQSLEGGTAIDNALPGVPFPMPKTGAEAMWNFLLRYQGVNIKAKYDSWNVDASGSANLATTGQAFINYPIYENLTQPVKGSEVYYQMKLYYSGPARRAGEAMMLKDAANPLQQPRRAWQYLPGQRRVKLAPNLAYDTPNPGMAGAGTYDDVFVFNGALDRYDWKLVGKQEMIVPYNTYRLTYTSDIKPVVTPNHLSPDYVRWEKHRVWVVEGTLKAGARHIYAKRRFYLDEDSWVALASDQYDARGQLYRGSFAFLSQSYDKRIPDATPFMIYDLTAGSYNINGVVGPYGGITYIDPLAATQWSPEALAGSGIR, from the coding sequence ATGAACTTCACACCTACCCTGATCGCCACGGCCCTCGGCCTGGCCCTGTGCGGCGCGGCCCAGGCCGCCGTCTCGCCCCAGGATGCCGCCCAGCTGGGCTCCAGCCTGACCCTGGTCGGCGCCGAAAAGGCCGCCAGCAGCGACGGTTCGATTCCCGCCTACAGCGGCGGCCTGACCAGCGCCCCGGCCGGCTTCAAGGCCGGCGACAGCATGCGCCCGGACCCCTTCGCCGGCGAGAAGCCGGTGCTGGTGATCGACGGCAAGAACGTCGACCAGTACAAGAGCGAGCTGACCGCCACCACCGTCGAACTGGCCAAGCGCTACCCGAGCTTCCGCGTCGACGTCTACCCGACCCACCGCACTGTCGCGCTGCCGGATGCGGTGCTGGAAAACAGCAGGAAGAACGCGCTCGCCACCCAGTCCCTGGAAGGCGGCACCGCCATCGACAACGCGCTGCCAGGCGTGCCGTTCCCGATGCCGAAGACCGGCGCCGAAGCCATGTGGAACTTCCTGCTGCGTTACCAGGGGGTGAACATCAAGGCCAAGTACGACTCCTGGAACGTCGACGCCTCGGGTAGCGCGAATCTCGCCACCACCGGCCAGGCGTTCATCAACTACCCGATCTACGAGAACCTCACCCAGCCGGTGAAGGGCTCCGAGGTCTACTACCAGATGAAGCTGTACTACAGCGGCCCGGCCCGTCGCGCCGGCGAGGCGATGATGCTCAAGGACGCCGCCAACCCGCTGCAGCAGCCGCGCCGCGCCTGGCAATACCTGCCCGGCCAGCGCCGCGTGAAGCTGGCGCCGAACCTGGCCTACGACACCCCGAACCCTGGCATGGCCGGCGCCGGCACCTACGACGACGTGTTCGTCTTCAACGGCGCGCTGGATCGCTACGACTGGAAGCTGGTGGGCAAGCAGGAAATGATCGTGCCCTACAACACCTACCGCCTGACCTACACCAGCGACATCAAGCCGGTGGTCACGCCCAATCACCTGTCGCCGGACTATGTGCGCTGGGAGAAGCACCGCGTGTGGGTCGTCGAGGGTACGCTGAAGGCTGGCGCCCGGCACATCTACGCCAAGCGTCGCTTCTACCTCGACGAGGACAGCTGGGTGGCCCTGGCCTCAGACCAGTATGACGCCCGTGGCCAGCTCTATCGCGGCTCCTTCGCCTTCCTCAGCCAGAGCTACGACAAGCGCATCCCGGACGCCACGCCGTTCATGATCTACGACCTGACCGCCGGCTCCTACAACATCAATGGCGTCGTCGGCCCGTACGGCGGCATCACCTACATCGATCCGCTGGCCGCTACCCAGTGGTCGCCTGAAGCCCTCGCGGGCAGCGGCATCCGCTAA
- a CDS encoding DMT family transporter: protein MQPRDLAAYLFLAIGWGLSFLVLLKAIAGFGWVGAVSFRALIASGTLLAVARLSGRRLNFEGLWKPLCVVGATTVAGQLIGMTYATPRIGTAMAAIFVAGIPLFSMLIGRVWGLERITWSGLGGLLLGFFGMVLLVGFPAVPVTHEFILGCIASVFGAVCAAFGSNYASLRLRTAGPWEVTCGAFLIGGLLTLPLLIWVPLPGTPQPVDFLYLLLCGCVLSALNYVIYFQLVSRIGATRTISVEFVVTVVAVLVGALVLDESLSLIQGLGALTILAGCALVLGLVPGTRMRAVS from the coding sequence ATGCAACCGCGCGACCTTGCCGCCTACCTGTTCCTGGCGATCGGCTGGGGGCTGTCCTTTCTCGTACTGCTCAAGGCCATCGCCGGCTTCGGCTGGGTTGGCGCGGTAAGCTTCCGTGCGCTGATCGCCAGCGGCACGCTGCTGGCGGTGGCGCGGTTGTCGGGGCGCCGGCTGAATTTCGAGGGGCTGTGGAAGCCGCTGTGCGTCGTCGGCGCCACTACGGTGGCCGGCCAACTGATCGGCATGACCTACGCCACCCCGCGCATCGGCACCGCGATGGCGGCGATCTTCGTCGCCGGGATTCCGCTGTTTTCCATGCTCATCGGCCGTGTCTGGGGCCTGGAGCGCATCACCTGGAGCGGCCTCGGCGGGCTGCTGCTGGGTTTCTTCGGCATGGTCCTGCTGGTGGGGTTCCCGGCGGTACCGGTGACCCACGAGTTCATCCTCGGCTGCATCGCCTCGGTGTTCGGCGCGGTCTGCGCGGCCTTCGGCAGCAACTACGCCAGCCTGCGCCTGCGTACCGCCGGGCCTTGGGAAGTGACCTGCGGCGCCTTCCTGATCGGCGGCCTGCTGACGCTGCCGCTGCTGATCTGGGTACCGCTGCCGGGCACGCCGCAGCCGGTGGATTTCCTCTACCTGCTGCTGTGCGGCTGCGTGCTCAGCGCGCTGAACTACGTGATCTACTTCCAGCTGGTTTCACGTATCGGAGCGACCCGGACGATCAGCGTGGAGTTCGTCGTTACCGTGGTCGCCGTGCTGGTCGGTGCGCTGGTGCTGGATGAAAGCCTGTCGCTGATCCAGGGCCTGGGCGCGCTGACCATCCTGGCCGGCTGCGCCCTGGTGCTCGGCCTCGTGCCGGGTACCAGGATGCGCGCCGTCAGTTAA
- a CDS encoding WD40/YVTN/BNR-like repeat-containing protein: protein MQFPLKLALACAGLGLALLAGHAGAGEFVDVLDLPSQPTALAMSSPLAAIARADKRLVVVGQRGHILYSDNDGKDWRQAEVPVSSDLTAVRFPTPREGWAVGHDGVVLHSADGGEHWTRQLDGRAIGQLMIDYYTAHPQADNETLLEQSRRMKEEGADKPFLDLWFRNAQEGFVIGAFNLILHTSDGGRNWEPWNHRIDNPQALHLTALSAVGDELFIVGEQGLLLKLDPQGQRFVALDSPYKGTFFGVLGRPGLLFAYGLRGNAVRSVDGGVNWSEVATGLPVSLTAAGQGADGSLYLFSQAGQGLVSRDDGVTFKPLTLAQRTPVSGALISGDSLLLVGNRGLQRSALPLTQ, encoded by the coding sequence ATGCAATTTCCCCTCAAGCTCGCCCTGGCCTGCGCCGGGCTGGGACTGGCGCTGCTCGCCGGTCACGCCGGAGCCGGCGAGTTCGTCGACGTGCTGGACCTGCCGTCGCAGCCCACCGCACTGGCCATGAGCAGCCCGCTGGCGGCCATCGCCCGCGCCGACAAGCGCCTGGTGGTGGTCGGCCAGCGCGGCCACATTCTCTATTCCGACAACGACGGCAAGGACTGGCGGCAGGCCGAGGTCCCGGTCAGCTCCGACCTCACCGCCGTGCGCTTCCCCACGCCGCGCGAAGGCTGGGCGGTGGGCCACGACGGCGTGGTGCTGCACAGCGCCGACGGCGGCGAACACTGGACTCGCCAGCTCGATGGCCGCGCCATCGGCCAACTGATGATCGACTACTACACGGCCCACCCCCAGGCGGATAACGAAACCCTGCTGGAGCAGTCGCGGCGCATGAAGGAGGAGGGGGCCGACAAGCCGTTCCTCGACCTCTGGTTCCGCAACGCCCAGGAGGGTTTCGTGATCGGCGCCTTCAACCTGATCCTGCACACCAGCGATGGCGGGCGCAATTGGGAGCCCTGGAACCATCGCATCGACAACCCGCAAGCGCTGCACCTGACCGCCCTGTCGGCGGTGGGCGACGAACTGTTCATCGTCGGCGAGCAGGGCCTGCTGCTCAAGCTCGACCCGCAAGGCCAGCGCTTCGTCGCGCTGGACTCGCCGTACAAGGGCACCTTCTTCGGCGTGCTCGGCAGGCCCGGCCTGCTGTTCGCCTACGGCTTGCGCGGCAACGCGGTACGCAGCGTCGACGGCGGCGTGAACTGGAGCGAGGTGGCCACCGGCCTTCCGGTCAGCCTCACGGCGGCCGGCCAGGGCGCCGACGGTAGCCTCTACCTGTTCAGCCAGGCCGGCCAGGGACTGGTCAGCCGCGACGACGGCGTCACCTTCAAGCCGCTGACCCTGGCCCAGCGCACGCCCGTCAGCGGCGCCCTGATCAGTGGCGACAGCCTGCTGCTGGTGGGCAATCGCGGCCTGCAACGCAGCGCGTTGCCGCTCACACAATAA
- a CDS encoding efflux RND transporter permease subunit — MVDLKQGQLPVISDLRDFDAHSGSLLERLVFNHRLLFIGLIALVTLLLGWMAVTRLEIKPSFEKMIPQSHPYIRNYLENRGALRGLGNSVRVVVESRDGDIFAPAYLDTLKQINDQLFLSPGVDRAWMKSLWSPAVRWTEVTEEGFQGGPVMPDGYAGDAASIARLRQNIARAGIVGSLVANDFRSSMLVVPLLDHDSATGKGIDYRQFSHQLDALRLKYEYQGDQRGFDAGEPGKGNVRIHVIGFAKLVGDLIDGLLRVMMFFGLAVVSAFVIILLYTRCLRSSLLVIVCSLLAVIWQLGLIAWLGYALDPYSILVPFLIFAIGVSHATQKMNGIMQDIGRGTHRLVAARNTFRRLFLAGVSALLCDAVGFGVLMLIDIPVIKALAITASIGVAVLVFTSLLLMPVALSFIGVSPRAAARALREEQQEAREQGLGRLWSLLDRFTERRWASIALAVAALIGAGSFLVSQRLQIGDLDAGAPELRADSRYNRDNAYITSHYALSSDLFAVMVKTPAEGCLNYKTLILADRLGWALQQHPGVQASVSLADAVRQITAGTYEGNPKFASLQRNQDVLNYSAQQASVNTPELFNTECSVMPVIAFLKDHKARTLEEVTTIAEDFAKANSTPDRQFLLAAGSAGIEAATNSVVHQANRTMLLYIYGAVSLFCLITFRSWRATLVAMLPLVLTSMLCEALMVFLGIGVKVATLPVIALGVGIGVDYALYLLSVQLQLQRAGFPLAMAYQQAVIFTGKVVALVGVTLAAGVITWAWSPIKFQADMGILLTFMFLWNMLGALVLIPALSHFLLNDRKG; from the coding sequence ATGGTCGACCTCAAGCAAGGGCAACTGCCCGTCATCAGCGATCTGCGGGACTTCGACGCGCACAGCGGCAGCCTGCTGGAACGCCTGGTGTTCAACCATCGGCTCCTGTTCATCGGCCTGATCGCCCTGGTCACGCTGCTGCTTGGCTGGATGGCGGTGACCCGCCTGGAGATCAAGCCCAGCTTCGAGAAGATGATCCCGCAGAGCCACCCCTACATCCGCAACTACCTGGAGAACCGTGGGGCGCTGCGCGGCCTGGGCAACTCCGTGCGAGTGGTGGTGGAGAGCCGCGACGGCGACATCTTCGCCCCCGCCTACCTGGACACCCTCAAGCAGATCAACGACCAGTTGTTCCTCAGTCCCGGCGTCGACCGCGCCTGGATGAAGTCGCTGTGGTCGCCGGCGGTACGCTGGACCGAAGTCACCGAGGAAGGCTTCCAGGGCGGCCCGGTGATGCCCGATGGCTATGCCGGCGACGCCGCGAGCATCGCCCGGCTGCGGCAGAACATCGCCCGCGCCGGCATCGTCGGCAGCCTGGTGGCCAACGACTTCCGTTCGAGCATGCTGGTGGTGCCGCTGCTGGACCACGACTCGGCCACCGGCAAGGGCATCGACTACCGGCAGTTCTCCCATCAGCTCGACGCGCTGCGCCTGAAGTACGAGTACCAGGGCGACCAGCGCGGCTTCGATGCCGGCGAGCCGGGCAAGGGCAACGTGCGCATCCACGTCATCGGCTTCGCCAAGCTGGTCGGCGACCTGATCGACGGCCTGCTGCGGGTGATGATGTTCTTCGGCCTGGCGGTGGTCTCGGCCTTCGTCATCATCCTGCTCTATACCCGCTGCCTGCGCAGCAGCCTGCTGGTGATCGTCTGCTCCCTGCTGGCGGTGATCTGGCAACTGGGCCTGATCGCCTGGCTGGGCTATGCGCTGGACCCGTACTCGATCCTGGTGCCGTTCCTGATCTTCGCCATCGGCGTCTCCCACGCCACGCAGAAGATGAACGGGATCATGCAGGACATCGGCCGTGGCACCCACCGCCTGGTGGCGGCGCGCAACACCTTCCGCCGCCTGTTCCTGGCCGGGGTCAGCGCGCTGCTCTGCGACGCCGTGGGCTTCGGCGTGCTGATGCTGATCGACATCCCGGTGATCAAGGCCCTGGCGATCACCGCGAGCATCGGCGTGGCGGTGCTGGTGTTCACCTCGCTGCTGCTGATGCCGGTGGCGCTGTCCTTCATCGGCGTCAGTCCGCGCGCCGCCGCCCGCGCCCTGCGCGAGGAGCAGCAGGAGGCGCGCGAGCAGGGCCTGGGGCGGCTGTGGAGCCTGCTCGACCGTTTCACCGAACGGCGCTGGGCGAGCATCGCCCTGGCGGTCGCCGCGCTGATCGGCGCCGGCAGCTTCCTGGTCAGCCAGCGCCTGCAGATCGGCGATCTCGACGCCGGCGCGCCCGAGCTGCGCGCGGACTCGCGCTACAACCGCGACAACGCCTACATCACCAGCCACTACGCGCTCTCCAGCGACCTGTTCGCGGTGATGGTGAAGACGCCCGCCGAAGGCTGCCTGAACTACAAGACCCTGATCCTCGCCGACCGCCTGGGCTGGGCGCTGCAACAGCATCCGGGCGTGCAGGCGAGCGTGTCGCTGGCCGACGCGGTGCGCCAGATCACCGCCGGCACCTACGAGGGCAACCCCAAGTTCGCCAGCCTGCAGCGCAACCAGGACGTGCTCAACTACTCGGCGCAGCAGGCCTCGGTGAATACCCCGGAACTGTTCAACACCGAGTGCTCGGTGATGCCGGTGATCGCCTTCCTCAAGGACCACAAGGCCAGGACCCTGGAGGAAGTGACGACCATCGCCGAGGACTTCGCCAAGGCCAACAGCACCCCGGACCGCCAGTTCCTCCTCGCCGCCGGCAGCGCCGGCATCGAGGCCGCCACCAACAGCGTGGTGCACCAGGCCAACCGCACCATGCTGCTGTACATCTACGGGGCGGTCAGCCTGTTCTGCCTGATCACCTTCCGCAGCTGGCGCGCGACCCTGGTGGCCATGCTGCCGCTGGTGCTGACCTCCATGCTCTGCGAGGCGCTGATGGTGTTCCTCGGCATCGGCGTGAAGGTGGCGACCCTGCCGGTGATCGCCCTGGGCGTGGGCATTGGCGTGGACTATGCGCTGTACCTGTTGAGCGTGCAGTTACAGCTGCAACGGGCCGGCTTCCCGCTGGCGATGGCCTACCAGCAGGCGGTGATCTTCACCGGCAAGGTGGTGGCGCTGGTGGGCGTGACCCTGGCCGCCGGGGTGATTACCTGGGCCTGGTCGCCAATCAAGTTCCAGGCCGACATGGGCATCCTGCTGACCTTCATGTTCCTCTGGAACATGCTCGGCGCGCTGGTGCTGATCCCGGCGTTGTCGCATTTCCTGCTGAACGACCGGAAGGGCTGA